The DNA sequence CATCGAAGTGCCGGCCAGCCACCAGCTCACGTCGCGTCCGGAGACAAAGTAGTCCTCCGTGCTCTGCCCCGATTTGCGGCGGAAATACAGCCCTAGGATGAGCGTGATCAGCAGGTAGCCGGCAACGGCAGACCAGTCGAGGAGTGTGGGGCGCATGGGTGGCGCGATTAAACCACAAAAAATCCGCCACAGAGATACAGAGTCACTGAGCTGCTCCGTGTTTCTTCCTGATCCTGTGCCTCTGTGCTGGACGTAGAACTACTTCGCCGCCTGCTCCAGCTTCTCCGCCGCCGAATCGATCAGCGCCGCCGTGCCTTCCAGCATCTTGCCCACGCGCGCGGCCGCGGCGTCGGCTTCCGCCCAGTTCTTCTGCTCGATCGCTTCACGCACTGCGGGAATCGTCTTCACGCCGTAGCCGGTGTAGAACCCCGGCGCGTAGAGCTGGTGCTTGAACCACGGACGAATCGGCAAGCCCGCATCCAGCGTCAGCTTGCGCTCGCTCAGGATGAGCTGCGCGTTCAGCGCCGCCATCGAACTCTGCGCCAGCGGCGCGCCGCCGTTCTTGCGCGCGCGCGTCATCGCCCGGTCGTAGCGCTCGGCGGCACGCGCCAGCGCGTCGGAACCGTTCTCCAGCGGCGCAAAGTTCAGGTGCGGAGGCGCCGGCTCCGCCTTCGGCGCCACCAGCGGACGCTTCACATCGTTGGTCGCCGCGAACACGCCTTCCTCAATCTCCTTGTTGGTCTCGCGGATCTTGTCGGCCTGGTCGTCGGCCAGCTTCTCGATCTCCTTGATGTACCGCTTCACCGTGTCGGAGAGATTGGTGAAGGCGAACGGCAGCACGTCGGCGTTGGCCAGCCGCATCACCGCCGTGCCCGCCGTCTGCGAAAGGGCGCGCCCGTACTTGAAGTCGGTGTCGGAAAAATGCGTGAACCAGTAGAAATCGTCGTAAATCGAGTGGTAGATCCCGCCGAAGTCCTCGCCGCCGAAGCCCAGGTTCAGCGACGCAATCCCCAGGTGGTCGAGGAACGCCGTGTAGTCGCTGCCCGAGCCCAGCGCGTTGATGCGCAGGTCGGCCTTCTTGCGCAGCGTCTCGCGGTCCTCCGCGTTCTTGGCTTCAAGGATCCGTTGCAGCTTCAGCCGCTGCCAGATCGGCATGTCTTTTTCCGGGTCCTGGATGTCCCGCGCCACCTCGTTCACGAACTTCTCCAGCGAGTGCGACCCGACCGCCTGCAGATACCCTCGCCCGTTGCCGTCGCTGTTGATGTAGGCCACCGCTTTCTGCCGAAGCTCGTCGGCGTGCTGCTCGGCCCATTCGGTCGAGCCCAGCAGGCCCTCCTCCTCGCCGTCCCACGCCGCATAAATAATGGTGCGCTTCGGGCGCCAGCCCTGCTTCAGCAGCTCGCCGAACGCGCGCAGCTCCTCCATCATCGCCACCTGGCCGGAAATCGGATCTTCGGCGCCGTTCACCCACGCATCGTGATGGTTGCCGCGCACGATCCACTCATCCGGCAGCGTGCTGCCCGGGATGCGCGCGATCACGTCGTACAGTTTCACCGTGTTCCAGTTCGACTTCACCCGCAGGTGCACCTTCGCCGGCCCCGGCCCGATGCGATACGTAATCGGCAGCGCGCCCCGCCAGTTCGCCGGAGCAACCGGCCCGGCCAGCGCCGCCAGCAGCGGCTGTGCGTCGCCGTAGCTGATGGGCAGCACAGGAATCTTGGTGAAGGTCTTCACGTCCTTCATGTCGAGCCGCTTCGCGCCCGGCACCGCGCCAATGCCCGGCGTCAGCGGATCGCCCGGATACAGCGGCATGTCCATCACGCTGCCGCGCTGCACACCGTCCGCCGGACGCCATGCTCCCGCGGGAAACACCTCGCCCTGCGCGTAGCCATCGTCTTTCGGATCGGAGTAGATCAGGCAGCCGACCGCGCCGTGCTCGGCCGCGACCTTCGGCTTGATGCCGCGCCACGACTGCCCATAGCGCGCAATCACGATCGCGCCCTTCACCGAAACACCCTGCCGCTCGAGTTCCTCGTAGTCCGCTGGGATGCCGTAGTTCACATACACCAGTGGCGCGGTCACATCGCCGTCGGCGGAATAGGCATTGTAGGTGGGAAGCTGCTCTTTGATCTGGTCCGACGTCGGGTCCTGGGTCAGCGCCGGCTCCTGCAGCTTGGCCGTGAAGCGCGTTGGCTCCACCAGCTCCACTTCACGCTCGCGCGGCGTGGGAAAGAGCACGTCGAAGTTCTCGATCTGCGACTGGATGCCCCACGACTTGAACAGCTCGAAGATCCACTCCGCGTTCTCCTTGTCGAACGCAGTTCCAATGTGGTGCGGCCGCGACGAAAGCCGTCGCATGTATTCGCGCTGGTTGTCAGCCGAAGGGATGGCGCGAAACTTCGTTTCCCACTCGCGCTGGCTGCGCGCCGCAGCGTCGGAGTAGCCGAGCATGCCGTTGTCCTCGGCCGCGCCGGCGAAGCTGAAGACGGCAAGTACGAGCAAGAGAGCGGATGAAGCGCGTCGAAACATCAGTCCTCCCGAAAACAGCAGTTGGCAATCAGCAGTTAGCAATTGGCACGTGGCAGTCAGATTTGGCCGTCAAGCGCGGACCCTAACGGCCCAATGCCAAGCGCTAAATGCTAAGTGCCGAAGTGGAAAAAGCCCGCCATTATAGAGGCTGCCCTGCGCCAGTGATATAGTTCTCTGGCCTGAATTCCTGATTGGAAATTTCCCGCCGCCAGAACGTTAGCGCGACCTTTCTGTTCCGGTGCTCCGGGTCTTAAAGAGGAAATTGCCATGTCCACGCAGTC is a window from the Terriglobales bacterium genome containing:
- a CDS encoding M28 family metallopeptidase; translation: MFRRASSALLLVLAVFSFAGAAEDNGMLGYSDAAARSQREWETKFRAIPSADNQREYMRRLSSRPHHIGTAFDKENAEWIFELFKSWGIQSQIENFDVLFPTPREREVELVEPTRFTAKLQEPALTQDPTSDQIKEQLPTYNAYSADGDVTAPLVYVNYGIPADYEELERQGVSVKGAIVIARYGQSWRGIKPKVAAEHGAVGCLIYSDPKDDGYAQGEVFPAGAWRPADGVQRGSVMDMPLYPGDPLTPGIGAVPGAKRLDMKDVKTFTKIPVLPISYGDAQPLLAALAGPVAPANWRGALPITYRIGPGPAKVHLRVKSNWNTVKLYDVIARIPGSTLPDEWIVRGNHHDAWVNGAEDPISGQVAMMEELRAFGELLKQGWRPKRTIIYAAWDGEEEGLLGSTEWAEQHADELRQKAVAYINSDGNGRGYLQAVGSHSLEKFVNEVARDIQDPEKDMPIWQRLKLQRILEAKNAEDRETLRKKADLRINALGSGSDYTAFLDHLGIASLNLGFGGEDFGGIYHSIYDDFYWFTHFSDTDFKYGRALSQTAGTAVMRLANADVLPFAFTNLSDTVKRYIKEIEKLADDQADKIRETNKEIEEGVFAATNDVKRPLVAPKAEPAPPHLNFAPLENGSDALARAAERYDRAMTRARKNGGAPLAQSSMAALNAQLILSERKLTLDAGLPIRPWFKHQLYAPGFYTGYGVKTIPAVREAIEQKNWAEADAAAARVGKMLEGTAALIDSAAEKLEQAAK